acaaacagccacAGTTTGCACACGGTCATCTCATTCCTGGAATAGCCTGCGACATACTTTGCGGCTGATTCGAGGGCCCCCGGCTTGCAGCACAGGCCGGGTTCGTTGTGGCCGGCCCCCCGCAGCGTGCTTGTTTACTTGCTTTGGCAGGTCCACTCTAATTGGAAGTGATCCCCTGCTCACATCTTGCTGAGACAACAGGGAGGGTCCTGCTATGCTAACTTATTGAACCAGTCTGCCTCACACCGCTGGCCCCTTCAGCTGCTTTTTGAATCtttataaaacatttaacaaacgCTGATGAGTATCTAAATCAAACAGACAAGTCGCTGGACAAATCACAGAATGAGGAGATTATTGTAGCTCTGCCTCAGTGCAGCAAAAGGAGTGTTACTCTTGTGTTTTAGAACCGCATTGAGTTAGTTGAAAATTGAGAATTGAGTGATTGCTGAACACGGAAACTTTCACAAGCGAAGAGGTTCTCTCTCCCGATTAATTCGAAAACCATTATGTTAATTGGGAGCCAAATTTAGAGCGAGAGTGTTAAAACCAGTTGGggacagacaaaaacacacaagagccAGAGAGAAAGCCCAGATAGCATTGCAGGGCCAGTGGACCagccccccaaccccaccccccatcactaaaaaaaaaaagaagaaaaaagccggCGCAGGCCCGTTTGCTCGGCCCGAGGCGTCCCACAATCACAGCCATTCAGGGCTCCTGGAATGTATCCCCTGGAAGTTCAGGCAGGTCAGCTATCTGTGGAAAATAAGCTGCTCCCTTGTTTCCAGGCACTGCTGCAACCAAACTACAACCCCCTACACACCCCATCCCAAATCTGACTCTCCGTTCCCCCCATTCCCACCCTCCTCTCTTTGTGTTGAGCTGTCAAACTGCCAAGGGATCAAATGGAATGATGGCACGTACAAGTTCAGTCTTACGAAACTTTTGACAATTTGCTGTCCCTCCCTATCTCCAGGCCTGGAAGACAGAGCGGCTTAGACTTAAAATTTTTAGCAACAGCTCATGGGTTAAACACGCTCCACAGCTTGTACAAAAGGACACGCTGCAAATgtctcttgaaaaaaaaaaaaaaaatgacactcCACCGGGGCAGCCATTGTTTTCCAAACGGCAGGAGCCCCAGTTGGTGCCTGGACAACTCACAATTTCCGCAGAGTGGAACCTCGCACACACTTTGCAGCTGACCTTTCAGAAATCTCAGATTACAACTTAATGTGACATTCGATGTGTGCGAGGAGAAATAAATCTTGTGGTTATTTGAGTTTCCACAACAGCACGGTGACTTCATCAGTTGGCTATCGGACTTGTGGAGGCAGTTTCTAAGTTTtgccccccgcctcccttttCAGTTGGACCAAGGTCCTTGGTTTGTTTGCCCATATGAGCAGGCagtcttttttttacctggcaGGAGCAATGAAACACTGTTTGTGACGGGATGTCGGTCGGTTTGAATCCCCACACTGTCTAGGAGCAATGACCATCCACACTCTCCAATAGGCAAAGGCAGACTGTGACTGAACTATGTCTCCAGTGCGAAAAATGTCGGCTATGTACGCCGAAAGGCGAGTCATAGCAGTGTGCAAAAGTCGGCTAATTCCTCATTGCCCGCGGGAGATGTTCACATGCTACGTTCATTACTTCCATTTTCAGCGctggaaaaaaagcattttcgGGTAAGACAGACGGCGGAACGaccttgagaaaaaaaaaaaatctgacgtGAGGATGAAGGTGCAGATGTGCTTCGATTAATGTGATATTGGATGACTGGATTCGTCCCAGGGGCACGGTGTCTTTTCACCGTACACGAGACCGTTGCAGCGGGATGACCAGAGATGCTAATCAGAAATTAGCTCTCACAACCCCACACCCACAATGCTGTTCCACTTTGGTGACTAACTCAAAACAGAACCAAACAATGAAAGTTGGAACAGATTCCTCGTCGAGGctcagccagtgcagagaacaaGGAACCTGACAGGAGTTTGTTTATCGGTGTCCTGCTATATTTGGTTTTTCCACgaaatttgtttcatttgttctACAAAGTTATGAGTTAACGAGGCATGCTAAATACAACTTATGTACAGAAGTTTGGTGCAAAAGGATCAACAAGCAAAACCATCTGGAAGGCTTTGGCAATATGCTGTTGAGTCAATTTGCAACCATGCTGTTTGACTtatttttctggggggggggtgggggtgctgaAGCCCCACTGCAAAATGCAGCGATTTTGTTATAAATCTGAGGACACAAAAACACTGGACCAATCGACTTGATTTAGTACAAGTCTGCAGTAAAAGTGGCAGCATTTTATACTTAAATTATATCAGCCCTACTTAACATCCTATATTCACACATGTTTCTATCTAAAATGCAGCCTCATGGAAAAACTTAAACCCCCCAACTGGAAAGCAACAAATGGacagtttttttaaagtgatGCGTCAACCTGGACGGGCCTCACGAGGACACACCGATAGCTTACGGGCTGCTATCATtgcaacaggtgtgtgtgtgtgtgtcctctctacCCCCCCTGTTCGCTCTGTCCTAACCTGCTGCCAgcatcaccatagcaacacagaCAGCCACTGATGTCACTCATAAACAAACGGGCACATATAGGAAACGGGCACGGGCTGTTCCTCGTGAAATCAGTGACAACACACAGGTAGTTGACCCCCAGCACACAACCCATGTGTGATTGTGCTGGAAAAACATCCCTCTGTAAACAATGATTTGCCTGATGGATAACTAGGTTACAAATGACCAAAATCAGCCCTAGAAGACCACAACAGGGGTATGGagtatgaataaaatacattcagcATAGACAATGCACATACGTGCGTGTGTACTCCAGCTCTCATCTGATTGATTGTTGGCATAAACATCACCTCTCCAACAACACTTGAGATGGCCATCAAACACACCCTAACAATAGCAAGTGTTTACATTAGAGGAATACAGTAGgtcatttgtttgtatttgcacGGCCTAGACCTAGACAGAGAGGAGAATAAAACGACGCCTACGTTTGGAGAGTCATCCCCTTCTCTGCGTGTGTTGTAAAGCAACCAGACGCTTGTGCCGCCCCTTAAAACACAAACTGTGTGTATGGTTAAGAGGAGGCTTGAGGGAGAGGATGTGGGTTTGCAAAGAAGCAAGTAACCAAGCATTGATTCGTGGGTTGCATCATTAACAAAAAAGGCTGAACATACAGAGTATCCTGTCTCGGTCTGTTTCGGATGGCTCACTACACTTTCAACGTAATCACTTTACACCCGGAGAAggaattcaaatgttttgttcttcCATTAATCCTGAAGCACAACCAAACATTTGAGCTCTAGCCTGCCTCATTGTGGCACTGGTGAAAGGAGAGGCATTCTCCACAGCTCGCTGTGTGACCACAGTGCAGAAGAATGCAAAAAGGATGTTTAATACGAGGGCAAGCtgccagacacacactcacttcctcCAACATGCTTTGTGCCCTGCGACAAGAGAAGACTGTGCCTTACTTTGCTCATAGTGACAAATACTACATTATTGCCCAATCGCCCACTTCTGAACTAAGAAGAAGTTCATATACTAAGAAAATAAGAAGTGGTAAACAACATTTATGGAAGTGAAATCATTGCACAAATGGCATATTTGTGTCACATCCTCTTACCTGTCCTCATCTACATCCATTGTAATATGGATGCCAAACAGACTGTTGACACCAGGACTGGGCAGGTTGAAGCCCTCGCCGATGAACGGCTTCACACCATCTTTGCTCGCGAACACAATGGCACCGGGCACCGGATGGCCATCGGACTTCGGACTGAAGACGGAGGGGAGGCCCGATGCTGCTCCTCCGTTGAATCCTAAGGGCACGACAGGTCCTGTGCCAGGCGTCTGACTCGGCACTCCCGGAGGGGTGTCGACGGTGCAGGGCGCCGCGACCGGCGTGCCGGGGCCGTGAGTGGCGGTGGAAGTTGCGGGGGCTGTGCCTGACCCCCCTGAAGGCTGAGTCTGGCCCACGTGCTGCTGCGGGCCACTTCCCGGGAGGATGGGCGCCATGGCCGACGCATGTCCCGTGTGCGGCAGGAGACCCTGGGCTGAGGCGGCCTCGCTGCCGACCCCTCGGGCTCCTGGAACAGCGGGGGCGGTTAGAGGCGAAGGTACCTGGCTAGTCGGTGTCCCACCGGGAAGCACAGACACGGGGAGGTTCTGAGCGCTTGAGACAAAGTGCTGCTGGCTGTAGTCAGGCTGACCGGTGGAGTGGCCAGCGGGGTGAGGAGAATAGGCAAACTGCTGGGCCTGCGTGGCAGGAGCACCGTGGTGCACCCCATTGAGGCTGTTGGAGAGGAAGTTCTGGGGGGGCCCGGTGGGCTGGAAGGCACTCGCTCCGCCGCCCATCTGAGGAGCCGGGCTGTAGCCTTGCTGCGGAGCCTCTGAAGGGTGGGGGTGCGCGCCGGAGTAGCCACTGTCCGTGGCCTTCTCCAAAGTCTGTGCGGAAAAAGCACTGCTGGTGACCAAAGAGTTACTGGTGGGGCCGAGCCCACTGAGCCCACTGTCCCGGTCCACGCTGTGATTGTGCCTT
This Gasterosteus aculeatus chromosome 8, fGasAcu3.hap1.1, whole genome shotgun sequence DNA region includes the following protein-coding sequences:
- the tsc22d2 gene encoding TSC22 domain family protein 2 isoform X2: MSNMPAKKKSCFQITSVTQAQGTTRITDDTESLDDPDESRTEDVSSEIFDVCRADRGTCERSSSEETSNNAGEPPGGHPTAAAPVNGGLCYKSTGPGFAPPHRSATSHPSVPGPATHLVTAATNSTSTSCSSRFRVIKLDHGTGEPFRRGRWTCTEFHERDSDSNANRTVDGTKPAVRHNHSVDRDSGLSGLGPTSNSLVTSSAFSAQTLEKATDSGYSGAHPHPSEAPQQGYSPAPQMGGGASAFQPTGPPQNFLSNSLNGVHHGAPATQAQQFAYSPHPAGHSTGQPDYSQQHFVSSAQNLPVSVLPGGTPTSQVPSPLTAPAVPGARGVGSEAASAQGLLPHTGHASAMAPILPGSGPQQHVGQTQPSGGSGTAPATSTATHGPGTPVAAPCTVDTPPGVPSQTPGTGPVVPLGFNGGAASGLPSVFSPKSDGHPVPGAIVFASKDGVKPFIGEGFNLPSPGVNSLFGIHITMDVDEDSASGASVVAIDNKIEQAMDLVKSHLMYAVREEVEVLKEQIKELYERNSMLERENAVLKSLANTDQLGQVSSQLHQGGSTPPSLLQQHPLVAIDNNNGPLAHREGSQSAPHRPNITSA